Proteins co-encoded in one Meiothermus sp. genomic window:
- a CDS encoding Ig-like domain-containing protein has translation MTYRWFVLLLAALFLAACGGGGAPSISTIEVSPATASKQVGQTQQFTAVAKDAGGNVISGVTFTWSSSDTAVATVNNSGLATAVAAGTATITATAGGKSGSATFTVTNPSPPSPTIETIEVSPATASKQVGQTQQFTAVAKDADGNVISGVTFTWSSSDTAVATVNNSGLATAVAVGTATITATAGGKSGSATFSVTPIPTYTVGGEVRYLNGSGLVLALGSQTKTISSNGPFTFDTPVPNGTYSVSVQTPPTNPSQTCTVAPSSVTVSGANVTNLVVECSPYTKWLASNATDIGNAITTDASGNVIVAGLSKEVLGDEVGTLALAFPDVVVAKYAPNGSRLWVKQFTVGDPGTSPNVESQAKGVATDADGNIYVVGSAYVASSNAFKGFILKLSPAGAKLASVKLDESTSNVENGLTSVAVVGSDVYVGGYTAGTVPGDTGTNAGGEDAALYKYDTGLTLQWARRLGSTGNDRITSVAAAAGEVYAAGFAGEALPSKTHLGETDAFVVKYDNAGTQQWLEQFGTPFGDGANAVAVQGSDVYVAGYVTGAYETGFSYNGGTDLFVTKFSSSGTETWRRQYSPIDQPPPVGPVKINPYGMAADAAGNVYIVGEVNVSVDGTATHAGAKDVFILQYLADGSVGWARQQGSDQDEIALAVTLRGSDLYLTGWSKGALDGYTNQGEEDIFVLKYGTDGSQK, from the coding sequence ATGACCTATCGCTGGTTTGTACTACTATTAGCCGCGCTGTTCCTGGCTGCCTGCGGGGGAGGTGGGGCGCCCAGCATTAGCACCATCGAGGTTAGCCCGGCGACCGCCAGCAAGCAGGTGGGCCAGACCCAGCAGTTCACCGCGGTAGCCAAGGATGCGGGCGGCAACGTGATTTCCGGTGTGACCTTTACCTGGAGCTCGAGCGATACCGCCGTTGCCACCGTGAATAACAGCGGCCTGGCTACTGCCGTTGCCGCGGGCACGGCCACCATCACCGCCACGGCCGGGGGCAAGAGCGGCAGCGCTACCTTTACCGTGACCAACCCATCGCCCCCGTCCCCGACCATCGAGACCATCGAGGTCAGCCCGGCGACCGCCAGCAAGCAGGTGGGCCAGACCCAGCAGTTCACCGCGGTAGCCAAGGATGCGGACGGCAACGTGATTTCCGGTGTGACCTTTACCTGGAGCTCGAGCGATACCGCCGTTGCCACCGTGAATAACAGCGGCCTAGCTACTGCCGTTGCCGTGGGCACGGCCACCATCACCGCCACGGCCGGGGGCAAGAGCGGCAGCGCTACCTTTAGCGTGACCCCCATTCCTACTTACACCGTGGGCGGCGAGGTGCGCTACCTGAACGGCAGCGGTCTGGTGCTGGCCCTGGGTTCGCAGACCAAAACCATTAGCAGCAACGGCCCCTTCACCTTCGACACCCCTGTACCAAACGGTACCTACAGTGTGAGTGTGCAGACCCCGCCCACCAACCCCTCCCAGACCTGCACCGTCGCCCCCAGCAGCGTGACCGTGAGCGGGGCCAACGTGACCAACCTGGTGGTGGAGTGCAGCCCCTACACCAAGTGGCTGGCTTCCAATGCAACCGATATCGGAAACGCCATCACCACCGATGCCAGCGGCAACGTGATTGTGGCGGGTCTTTCTAAAGAAGTGCTGGGTGATGAGGTGGGCACGCTCGCGCTGGCCTTCCCGGATGTGGTGGTGGCCAAGTACGCGCCCAACGGCAGCCGTCTGTGGGTCAAGCAGTTCACCGTGGGTGACCCCGGCACCTCGCCCAACGTGGAGTCGCAGGCCAAAGGCGTGGCCACCGACGCCGATGGCAACATCTACGTGGTGGGCAGCGCCTACGTCGCCAGCAGCAACGCCTTCAAGGGCTTTATCCTCAAGCTAAGCCCGGCTGGGGCAAAGCTGGCCTCGGTCAAGCTGGACGAGAGCACCTCGAACGTAGAGAACGGCCTTACCAGCGTGGCGGTGGTGGGTAGCGACGTGTATGTGGGCGGCTATACCGCTGGAACCGTGCCTGGTGATACTGGTACCAACGCAGGTGGGGAAGATGCCGCGCTGTATAAGTACGACACCGGCCTTACCCTACAGTGGGCACGGCGGCTCGGCTCGACCGGCAACGACCGCATTACCTCGGTTGCTGCCGCTGCAGGCGAAGTGTACGCCGCTGGATTTGCGGGTGAGGCCCTGCCTTCCAAAACCCATCTGGGTGAAACCGATGCCTTTGTTGTGAAGTACGACAACGCAGGAACCCAGCAGTGGCTCGAGCAGTTTGGTACGCCCTTTGGTGACGGGGCCAATGCGGTAGCAGTGCAGGGTTCGGATGTGTACGTGGCCGGTTATGTGACCGGAGCCTACGAGACCGGCTTTAGCTACAACGGCGGTACCGACCTGTTTGTAACCAAGTTCAGCAGCAGCGGTACGGAAACCTGGCGCCGCCAGTACAGTCCCATCGACCAGCCTCCTCCTGTTGGCCCGGTAAAGATTAACCCTTATGGTATGGCCGCCGATGCTGCAGGCAACGTCTACATCGTGGGGGAGGTCAATGTTTCGGTAGACGGCACGGCAACCCACGCCGGTGCTAAGGATGTCTTCATCCTGCAGTATCTGGCCGACGGCAGCGTGGGCTGGGCCCGCCAGCAAGGCAGCGACCAGGACGAGATCGCCCTGGCCGTCACCCTTCGCGGCAGCGACCTCTACCTGACCGGCTGGAGCAAAGGAGCGCTGGACGGCTACACCAACCAGGGCGAAGAGGATATCTTCGTGCTGAAGTACGGTACCGACGGCAGCCAGAAGTAG
- a CDS encoding DegT/DnrJ/EryC1/StrS aminotransferase family protein — protein sequence MLKEPFSTVPFAPWPHFAPDEIEAAAKVLQSGKVNYWTGQEGRLFEREFADYVGTKHAIALHNGTVALELALYAMGVGEGDEVITTPRTFIASASAAVMRGARPVFADVDPESGLITAETIERAITPRTKAIIVVHLAGWPADMDAIMALARKHNLWVIEDCAQAHGARYKGRSVGSIGHAGAWSFCQDKILTTGGEGGMLTLNDDELWNKAWSFKDHGKSYDAVYNRQHPPGFRWLHEDFGTNWRMLEVQSAIGRVILRKLDGWVEQRRANAHYLSERFRQIPALRVPEVPAHLYHAYYKYYVYVRPERLKPGWSRDRIMQTVSEMGIPCMSGSCSEVYLEKAFTRRGWQPAERLPVAKELGETSLMFLVHPTLGQAQMQATADAVEQVMEQASI from the coding sequence ATGCTAAAAGAACCGTTCAGCACAGTACCTTTTGCTCCCTGGCCCCACTTTGCGCCCGATGAGATCGAGGCCGCCGCCAAGGTGCTTCAGTCTGGAAAAGTGAACTACTGGACGGGCCAGGAAGGTCGCCTCTTCGAGCGGGAGTTCGCCGATTATGTTGGAACCAAGCACGCCATTGCCCTGCATAACGGTACAGTGGCGCTCGAGCTGGCCCTCTATGCCATGGGAGTGGGGGAGGGCGATGAGGTTATCACCACCCCCCGCACCTTCATTGCCTCGGCCAGCGCGGCGGTGATGCGCGGGGCAAGGCCTGTTTTTGCCGATGTAGACCCCGAGAGCGGCCTGATTACCGCCGAGACCATCGAGCGGGCCATCACCCCCCGTACCAAGGCCATTATCGTGGTGCACCTGGCTGGCTGGCCGGCCGATATGGACGCCATCATGGCCCTGGCTCGCAAGCACAACCTCTGGGTCATTGAGGACTGCGCCCAGGCCCACGGGGCCCGGTACAAGGGCCGGAGCGTAGGCTCGATTGGTCACGCCGGGGCCTGGTCGTTTTGCCAGGACAAAATTCTCACCACCGGCGGCGAGGGGGGGATGCTTACCCTCAACGACGACGAACTGTGGAACAAAGCCTGGAGTTTCAAAGACCACGGCAAGAGCTACGACGCGGTCTACAACCGCCAGCACCCCCCTGGCTTCCGCTGGCTGCACGAAGACTTCGGCACCAACTGGCGGATGCTCGAGGTGCAGTCGGCCATTGGCCGGGTGATTCTGCGCAAACTGGACGGCTGGGTTGAGCAGCGCCGGGCCAACGCCCACTACCTGAGCGAGCGTTTCCGCCAGATTCCGGCCCTGCGGGTGCCCGAAGTACCCGCCCACCTGTACCACGCCTACTACAAGTACTACGTGTATGTGCGCCCCGAGCGGCTCAAGCCCGGCTGGAGCCGCGACCGCATCATGCAGACCGTTAGCGAGATGGGCATTCCCTGCATGAGCGGAAGTTGCAGTGAGGTTTACCTCGAGAAAGCCTTTACCCGGCGGGGCTGGCAGCCAGCCGAGCGGTTGCCGGTGGCCAAGGAACTGGGCGAAACCTCGCTGATGTTCCTGGTGCACCCCACCCTGGGCCAGGCCCAGATGCAAGCCACCGCCGATGCCGTCGAACAGGTGATGGAGCAGGCCTCGATTTGA
- a CDS encoding NAD(P)-dependent oxidoreductase, giving the protein MVYLKELRFTADVILRVLADQLMVAGSFAVAMVIHLLWAYQGAADAALLGAYAQIYGKNVGILMAIAFVVFAASGFYSRGRAYQSRYKMLVVAQAVMLAYLIFGFAVFMLPLVDPPRSVLFASGFFTLGLTLASRAWVHYWDSVEARRKARAKPIPSLTADERIVLVIGGAGYIGSGLLPRLLERGYRVRLLDLLLFGKEPIAHVLHHPNLEIIQADFRQVDKVVEAMRGVDTVVHLGGLVGDPACALDENLTIEINLVATRTIAEIAKGMHVRRFIFASTCSVYGASDLVLDERSNLNPVSLYARSKIASEQVLHQLQSDDFSVVILRFGTIYGLSGRTRFDLVVNLLTAKAVVDKKITVFGGDQWRPFVHVDDAARAVMLAVEAPKERVHNETFNVGSNEGNMTLGMVGELVKKLVPDAELIDSGRDGDRRNYRVDFSKIRNRLGFEPQWTVEQGIQQVIEALKSGKVRDYRAAMYSNVKYLTEGATSDAVKQYYLGWEKSLIEQTYEPKEEKGSITVPQA; this is encoded by the coding sequence ATGGTTTATTTGAAGGAGCTGCGCTTCACTGCCGACGTAATTCTGCGCGTGTTGGCCGACCAGCTCATGGTGGCTGGCAGCTTTGCTGTAGCCATGGTGATACATCTACTATGGGCCTACCAAGGCGCAGCCGATGCGGCTTTGCTGGGAGCCTATGCCCAGATTTACGGCAAGAACGTGGGCATCCTGATGGCCATTGCCTTTGTGGTGTTTGCGGCCAGCGGTTTTTATAGCCGGGGCCGGGCCTACCAGAGCCGCTACAAGATGCTGGTGGTGGCCCAGGCGGTAATGCTGGCCTACCTCATCTTCGGCTTTGCGGTGTTTATGCTGCCGCTGGTAGATCCACCGCGCTCGGTGTTGTTTGCCAGTGGGTTTTTCACCCTCGGCCTGACCCTGGCCTCGAGGGCCTGGGTACACTACTGGGATAGCGTGGAGGCCCGGCGCAAGGCCAGGGCCAAACCCATCCCTTCCCTCACCGCCGATGAGCGCATCGTGCTGGTGATCGGTGGGGCGGGATACATCGGTTCGGGGTTGCTGCCGCGGCTGCTCGAGCGCGGCTACCGGGTGCGCCTGCTCGACCTGCTCTTGTTTGGCAAGGAGCCCATCGCCCACGTACTGCACCACCCCAACCTGGAAATCATCCAGGCCGACTTCCGCCAGGTAGACAAGGTGGTGGAGGCCATGCGCGGGGTGGACACCGTGGTGCACCTGGGGGGGTTGGTGGGTGACCCGGCCTGTGCCCTGGACGAAAACCTCACCATCGAAATTAACCTGGTCGCCACCCGTACCATCGCCGAGATTGCCAAGGGTATGCACGTACGGCGCTTTATCTTCGCCAGCACCTGCTCGGTATACGGCGCCAGCGACCTGGTGCTGGACGAGCGTAGCAACCTCAACCCGGTCTCGCTCTATGCCCGCAGCAAAATTGCCTCCGAACAGGTACTGCACCAGCTCCAGAGCGACGATTTCTCGGTGGTGATCCTGCGCTTCGGTACCATTTATGGTCTCTCGGGCCGCACCCGTTTCGACCTGGTGGTCAACCTGCTCACAGCCAAAGCGGTGGTGGACAAGAAGATCACCGTGTTTGGGGGCGACCAGTGGCGGCCTTTTGTGCACGTAGACGATGCCGCGCGCGCAGTCATGCTGGCTGTGGAAGCCCCCAAAGAGCGCGTGCACAACGAAACCTTTAATGTGGGCAGCAACGAGGGCAACATGACCCTGGGCATGGTGGGCGAGCTGGTCAAGAAGCTGGTGCCCGATGCCGAGCTGATCGATTCGGGTCGCGATGGTGACCGGCGCAACTACCGCGTAGACTTCTCCAAAATTCGCAACCGGCTGGGCTTCGAGCCGCAGTGGACGGTGGAGCAGGGCATCCAGCAGGTCATCGAGGCCCTGAAGAGCGGCAAGGTGCGCGACTACCGGGCAGCCATGTACTCCAACGTTAAATACCTTACCGAAGGGGCTACCTCCGATGCCGTCAAGCAGTACTACCTGGGTTGGGAAAAGTCCCTGATCGAGCAGACCTACGAGCCAAAGGAGGAAAAGGGGTCTATTACTGTGCCCCAGGCTTAG